One part of the Fusibacter sp. A1 genome encodes these proteins:
- a CDS encoding NAD(P)/FAD-dependent oxidoreductase: protein MSVIVIGSGPSGLICALECARAGLETTIIEKNKVLGKKILASGGGMCNYTHDEDKDILMTHYGTKGKQLRHALKAFDARDAIAYLRSLGVEPLIREDGKVFPKSLKSSSVIEAFAGALKEFKVKILMDEPVTGVEAVDGKWLVRTLKDEYTASTVVVATGGASYPLLGTTGDAYAWFKALGVDIMAIKPALTGISLSDAFTPLSGLSFKGVTLTILRKGGQVLRSTDDLLITHKGFSGPLILNSSRSFEPGDVLSFNFLDMDKSQFDRFLIDSATQNGKRQLKTVLETLDLPKAFILELLSRSGIDPTLKMSEVSKKNRQSLGAIFTDYRISDFKAIGFKQAMATSGGVSLEEVSLKTFALKKHKRIYAVGEVVDIDGDTGGYNIQAALSMGYSAAKQIVKEELE from the coding sequence ATGAGCGTAATCGTTATTGGCAGTGGCCCGTCTGGACTGATCTGCGCACTTGAATGCGCCAGAGCCGGTCTTGAAACCACAATTATCGAAAAAAACAAGGTCTTGGGTAAAAAAATACTTGCCTCAGGAGGCGGGATGTGCAATTATACGCACGATGAGGATAAGGATATCCTCATGACCCATTATGGAACAAAAGGAAAACAGCTGAGACATGCCCTAAAAGCATTCGACGCAAGAGATGCGATCGCCTACCTCAGATCACTTGGCGTTGAGCCTTTGATCAGGGAAGATGGCAAGGTTTTTCCTAAAAGTCTGAAAAGCAGCAGTGTCATCGAAGCATTTGCCGGCGCGCTGAAAGAGTTTAAGGTGAAGATCCTCATGGATGAACCGGTGACCGGTGTGGAGGCTGTGGATGGGAAGTGGCTGGTCAGAACACTTAAGGATGAGTATACAGCATCGACGGTTGTTGTGGCGACTGGGGGAGCAAGTTATCCGCTTCTGGGGACCACAGGAGACGCCTATGCCTGGTTCAAGGCGCTTGGCGTAGACATTATGGCCATCAAGCCGGCGCTTACGGGTATCTCATTAAGTGACGCCTTTACCCCTTTATCAGGACTTAGCTTTAAAGGGGTGACACTGACGATCCTGAGAAAGGGCGGGCAGGTCCTGAGGTCTACGGATGACCTGCTTATCACTCATAAGGGGTTTTCAGGCCCGCTTATCTTGAATTCGAGCAGAAGCTTTGAACCGGGCGATGTCCTATCCTTTAATTTTTTGGACATGGATAAGTCCCAGTTCGACCGTTTTCTTATCGATTCGGCGACCCAAAACGGAAAAAGGCAGTTGAAGACGGTACTGGAGACGCTTGACCTACCAAAGGCCTTCATACTGGAACTCCTAAGTCGATCTGGGATTGACCCCACCTTGAAGATGAGCGAGGTATCCAAAAAGAACAGGCAGAGTCTAGGAGCGATCTTTACAGATTATAGAATAAGCGATTTCAAGGCGATCGGATTTAAACAGGCGATGGCAACCTCAGGCGGTGTTTCGCTTGAAGAGGTCTCACTAAAGACCTTTGCGCTGAAAAAGCACAAAAGAATATACGCTGTCGGTGAAGTTGTTGACATAGATGGCGATACAGGTGGGTATAATATACAAGCAGCACTTAGTATGGGATATTCTGCAGCAAAACAGATCGTGAAGGAGGAACTTGAATGA